From the Manis pentadactyla isolate mManPen7 chromosome 15, mManPen7.hap1, whole genome shotgun sequence genome, the window ATCAACTTGGCTCAGAATCAATGTCCCATTTTTGAATTTTCCAACCTGTCCACTCTGTCCACTTGACAAAATGGGAGCTGATTTCTTCTTTTTGAGTTTCCTGTCTTCCTgccctttcctcttctttttcttgaaaatatctgTGTCCTGGGCCATTctctgttcttcctcctttgctgccctttttcctttGATTTGCTCCTGGAAAACCTTGTAATTCACATAACTGTTTTTAGGAGGCTTAGCACCCAGCATAATGGCGCGTTCCTGTTCCAggactctttcctttccttttccataaCCTGTGATCCCAAACCGGTGCACTTCCAAACGT encodes:
- the LOC130681130 gene encoding uncharacterized protein C1orf131-like; protein product: MKSTRRGLAVDSAWRRTLSLGRPCFPARRHIWTLCLETSTTLTKTNIHEKDMSIQEFNLEKARLEVHRFGITGYGKGKERVLEQERAIMLGAKPPKNSYVNYKVFQEQIKGKRAAKEEEQRMAQDTDIFKKKKRKGQEDRKLKKKKSAPILSSGQSGQVGKFKNGTLILSQVDIKKINSSRVAK